A DNA window from Hordeum vulgare subsp. vulgare chromosome 1H, MorexV3_pseudomolecules_assembly, whole genome shotgun sequence contains the following coding sequences:
- the LOC123444548 gene encoding KH domain-containing protein SPIN1-like isoform X2, producing the protein MDGLHGADACFSPGRAMSPQVRPPAGPPDVGSHYLSELLQEHQKLVPFTQVLPICSKLLGHEIMRVSCLLKHQHGGDFERLPPMASPNQMHHHPSPPMPNFCGNGFGPWNGAHPERIGFPQGPAGWQGAPQSPSSYIVKKILRLEIPTDTYPNFNFIGRLLGPRGNSLKRIEASTGCRVFIRGKGSIKDPGKEEQLKGRPGYEHLDDPLHILIEAELPASVIDARLAKAQEILEELLKPVDESQDYYKRQQLRELAMLNSPLREESPRLSPHPSPRLSPHPGSASPFSNGGMKRSKQ; encoded by the exons ATGGACGGCCTGCACGGCGCCGACGCCTGCTTCTCCCCCGGGAGGGCCATGTCGCCGCAGGTCAGGCCCCCCGCCGGCCCGCCGGACGTAGGCAG CCACTACTTGTCGGAGCTGCTGCAGGAGCACCAGAAGCTCGTCCCGTTCACGCAGGTGCTGCCAATCTGCAGCAAGCTGTTGGGCCATG AGATAATGCGGGTGTCCTGCCTGCTGAAGCACCAGCATGGTGGGGACTTTGAGAGGCTGCCGCCCATGGCGAGCCCAAACCAGATGCATCATCACCCGTCGCCCCCCATGCCTAATTTCTGTGGAAATGGTTTTGGCCCGTGGAACGGGGCGCATCCAGAG AGGATAGGTTTTCCTCAAGGACCTGCGGGTTGGCAAGGAGCACCACAAAGCCCCTCTTCATACATTGTCAAGAAGATTTTGCGATTGGAGATACCAACAGATACTTACCCTAAT TTCAATTTTATTGGCCGTCTTCTTGGGCCAAGAGGGAACTCGTTAAAGAGGATCGAAGCCTCTACAGGTTGTCGTGTTTTTATCAGAGGGAAGGGCTCAATTAAAGATCCTGGGAAG GAGGAACAGCTGAAGGGAAGACCTGGTTACGAACACTTGGATGATCCCCTGCATATCTTGATTGAAGCAGAGTTACCTGCCAGTGTCATTGATGCAAGACTTGCAAAAGCACAAGAGATCCTAGAAGAGTTGTTGAAACCAGTG GACGAATCGCAAGACTACTACAAGAGACAGCAACTCCGCGAACTTGCCATGTTGAACTCACCGCTGCGAGAGGAGAGCCCTCGTCTAAGCCCACATCCAAGTCCTCGTCTAAGCCCGCATCCAGGCAGCGCCTCACCCTTCAGTAACGGTGGAATGAAACGAAGCAAACAATGA
- the LOC123444548 gene encoding KH domain-containing protein SPIN1-like isoform X1 — translation MDGLHGADACFSPGRAMSPQVRPPAGPPDVGSHYLSELLQEHQKLVPFTQVLPICSKLLGHEIMRVSCLLKHQHGGDFERLPPMASPNQMHHHPSPPMPNFCGNGFGPWNGAHPERIGFPQGPAGWQGAPQSPSSYIVKKILRLEIPTDTYPNFNFIGRLLGPRGNSLKRIEASTGCRVFIRGKGSIKDPGKEEQLKGRPGYEHLDDPLHILIEAELPASVIDARLAKAQEILEELLKPVVRDESQDYYKRQQLRELAMLNSPLREESPRLSPHPSPRLSPHPGSASPFSNGGMKRSKQ, via the exons ATGGACGGCCTGCACGGCGCCGACGCCTGCTTCTCCCCCGGGAGGGCCATGTCGCCGCAGGTCAGGCCCCCCGCCGGCCCGCCGGACGTAGGCAG CCACTACTTGTCGGAGCTGCTGCAGGAGCACCAGAAGCTCGTCCCGTTCACGCAGGTGCTGCCAATCTGCAGCAAGCTGTTGGGCCATG AGATAATGCGGGTGTCCTGCCTGCTGAAGCACCAGCATGGTGGGGACTTTGAGAGGCTGCCGCCCATGGCGAGCCCAAACCAGATGCATCATCACCCGTCGCCCCCCATGCCTAATTTCTGTGGAAATGGTTTTGGCCCGTGGAACGGGGCGCATCCAGAG AGGATAGGTTTTCCTCAAGGACCTGCGGGTTGGCAAGGAGCACCACAAAGCCCCTCTTCATACATTGTCAAGAAGATTTTGCGATTGGAGATACCAACAGATACTTACCCTAAT TTCAATTTTATTGGCCGTCTTCTTGGGCCAAGAGGGAACTCGTTAAAGAGGATCGAAGCCTCTACAGGTTGTCGTGTTTTTATCAGAGGGAAGGGCTCAATTAAAGATCCTGGGAAG GAGGAACAGCTGAAGGGAAGACCTGGTTACGAACACTTGGATGATCCCCTGCATATCTTGATTGAAGCAGAGTTACCTGCCAGTGTCATTGATGCAAGACTTGCAAAAGCACAAGAGATCCTAGAAGAGTTGTTGAAACCAGTGGTACGC GACGAATCGCAAGACTACTACAAGAGACAGCAACTCCGCGAACTTGCCATGTTGAACTCACCGCTGCGAGAGGAGAGCCCTCGTCTAAGCCCACATCCAAGTCCTCGTCTAAGCCCGCATCCAGGCAGCGCCTCACCCTTCAGTAACGGTGGAATGAAACGAAGCAAACAATGA